The following coding sequences are from one Kwoniella bestiolae CBS 10118 chromosome 2, complete sequence window:
- a CDS encoding guanylate kinase encodes MSGAQTPINPEVLNRPLVCCGPSGTGKSTLLNKLFADHPGQFGFSVSHTTRNPRAGEENGREYHFVSREEFMRRVDNGEFLEWAEFGGNCYGTTFAALTALHPKRCILDIELQGVLQLRSKAPLQSPPLNPVYLFLAPPTIAELKKRLSGRGTETDASIRKRLDAAKKEIEYAQEGKHDIYLVNTDLGVAGDKLEKVAMGYNGWEECGDKLPDFDVKELE; translated from the exons ATGTCTGGTGCGCAaacacccatcaacccagAGGTACTCaacagg CCATTGGTGTGCTGCGGCCCCTCCGGTACAGGCAAgtccaccctcctcaacaaaCTCTTCGCAGACCATCCAGGACAATTCGGATTCTCCGTCTCACACACCACCCGGAATCCcagagcaggagaggagaacGGTAGGGAATATCATTTCGTCAGTCGGGAGGAGTTTATGAGGAGAGTGGATAATGGGGAGTTCTTGGAATGGGCCGAGTTTGGCGGGAACTG CTACGGCACAACATTCGCTGCCCTCACCGCCCTCCACCCCAAACGATGCATCCTCGACATCGAACTCCAAGGTGTCCTCCAACTCCGCTCCAAAGcacccctccaatccccGCCCCTCAACCCCGTCTACCTCTTCCTTGCTCCTCCAACGATAGCCGAGCTGAAGAAACGATTATCCGGCCGAGGAACTGAGACGGACGCCTCGATCAGGAAGAGGTTAGACGCAGCtaagaaggagattgagtaTGCCCAGGAGGGGAAACATGATATATATCTTGTGAATACTGATTTGGGGGTGGCGGGAGATaagttggagaaggttgCGATGGGGTATAATGGGTGGGAGGAGTGTGGGGATAAGTTACCTGATTTTGATGTGAAAGAGCTGGAGTAG
- a CDS encoding metacaspase-1, with amino-acid sequence MSWNQYPGGGHHQQGNGGGGYGYAPPPPQQGYGYARPPPQGYGGPQGGNGGWGGPPPPQMGYAPPQQGYNAPPPMQQHYSGGQGGWIPPTGAPPEHNYHQTGAGYMPPSGPPQGGGYGAPSQYGGRAPVRPPTQTQHYGPQLHGQNGQNAQPYFQYSQCTGRRKALCIGINYIGSSQALAGCINDAHNVQKFLIERYNYKAEDIVMLTDDARNQRQIPTRNNIIQACQWLTQDAQPNDALFFHYSGHGGQTKDLDGDEDDGYDEVIYPLDHKQAGHIVDDECEHHLLVRPLPAGCRLTAIFDSCHSGSCLDLPYIYSTEGTIKEPNLLAEAGQGLLGAGMSYLKGDTGGMIKGLMGIGKNLVNQNSDARKKTQETKTSPADVIMWSGCKDSQTSADTQEAGKATGAMSYAFIASLTKYPQQSYVQLLNTIRDELKGRYSQKPQLSASHPMDTNLLFIA; translated from the exons ATGTCTTGGAACCAATACCCAGGAGGAggacatcatcaacaaggtaatggaggtggtggatatggatatgcTCCTCCCCCCCCGCAACAGGGGTACGGGTATGCTCGGCCCCCTCCTCAGGGGTATGGCGGACCACAAGGAGGTAAtggtgggtggggtggacctccccctcctcagATGGG ATACGCCCCACCCCAACAAGGGTACAACGCCCCACCACCCATGCAACAGCATTACTCTGGTGGACAAGGGGGATGGATCCCTCCGACAGGTGCGCCGCCTGAACATAATTACCACCAGACTGGGGCGGGGTATATGCCTCCCTCTGGACCACCGCAGGGTGGGGGGTATGGCGCTCCTTCTCAGTACGGTGGGAGAGCACCAG TTCGGCCTCCTACCCAGACTCAACACTATGGTCCGCAACTTCATGGGCAAAATGGTCAGAACGCTCAGCCTTATTTCCAGTATTCGCAAT GTACCGGTAGGAGAAAGGCACTATGT ATCGGTATAAACTACATCGGTTCTTCCCAAGCTTTGGCGGGATGTATCAACGATGCTCACAACGTACAAAAGTTCTTGATTG AACGATACAACTACAAAGCAGAGGATATCGTCATGTTGACAGATGACGCAAGGAACCAAAGACAAATCCCTACTAGAAATAATATTATCCAGGCTTGTCAGTGGTTGACTCAGGATGCTCAACCGAATGATGCGTTGTTCTTCCACTA CTCCGGTCATGGTGGTCAGACCAAAGATCTGGacggagatgaggatgatgggtatgatgagGTCATTTATCCGTTGGATCATAAGCAGGCGGGACatattgttgatgatgaatgtgA ACATCATCTACTGGTCAGACCTCTTCCTGCGGGATGTAGACTTACTGCAATCTTCGATTC GTGTCACTCCGGATCATGTCTCGATTTACCTTACATCTACTCCACTGAAGGAACTATTAAGGAACCCAACTTGCTTGCTGAAGCTGGTCAAGGATTACTGGGAGCAGGAATGAGCTATCTCAA AGGTGATACTGGAGGTATGATCAAGGGTctgatggg AATCGGCAAAAACCTTGTCAACCAGAACTCTGATGCGAGAAAGAAAACCCAAGAGACCAAGACCAGTCCTGCGGATGTCATCATGTGGTCCGGGTGTAAAGATTCGCAAACC TCCGCCGACACTCAAGAAGCTGGTAAAGCGACTGGAGCGATGTCATAT GCATTCATCGCTTCATTGACTAAATACCCTCAACAAAGTTATGTTCAGCTTTTGAACACTATCAGAGACGAGTTGAAGGGGAGGTACAGTCAGAAACCGCAATTATCTGCTTCTCATC CTATGGATACCAACCTCTTGTTCATTGCTTAG
- a CDS encoding cell division control protein 42 codes for MQTIKCVVVGDGAVGKTCLLISYTTNKFPSEYVPTVFDNYAVTVMIGDDPYTLGLFDTAGQEDYDRLRPLSYPQTDVFLVCFSVTSPASFENVKEKWFPEVHHHCPGVPCLIVGTQVDLREDQNHLEKLQRQKQRPISTEQGERLARELGAVKYVECSALTQRGLKNVFDEAIVAALEPPVTKKNKKCVIL; via the exons ATGCAAACCATCAAATGTGTTGTAGTAGGTGATGGTGCCGTCGGAAA AACATGTCTTCTGATCTCCTATACCACCAACAAATTCCCCTCGGAATACGTTCCCACCGTATTCGACAACT ACGCCGTTACAGTAATGATCGGTGACGATCCCTACACCCTCGGTCTATTCGATACAGCCGGTCAAGAAGATTACGATCGACTCCGACCCCTCTCCTACCCTCAAACAGACGTATTCCTCGTCTGCTTCTCCGTAACCTCTCCAGCATCTTTCGAAAACGTCAAAGAAAAGTGGTTCCCCGAAGTACATCACCATTGCCCGGGTGTGCCCTGCTTGATCGTTGGTACTCAGGTTGATCTGAGGGAGGACCAAAATCATTTGGAGAAGTTGCAAAGACAAAAACAACGACCTATCTCCACGGAGCAGGGTGAGAGATTGGCGAGGGAGTTGGGCGCGGTCAAGTATGTGGAGTGCTCGGCGTTGACTCAGAGAGGGCTGAAGAATGTTTtcgatgag GCTATCGTCGCAGCATTAGAACCCCCCGttacgaagaagaacaagaaatGCGTGATATTGTAA
- a CDS encoding multiprotein-bridging factor 1 — MSGWDDKPQIIGFKQQRPTVAKGSALNSAQRSGLVVSSESKGAGQNHGPADHQRIAKLDRDDAPKPPEKIGVEVGKAVATARMAIKNKDGKSMTQKELATAVNAQPSAITDLEAGRAVPDQQLLSKLERKLNIKLRGAKATIGGPLHPPKKK; from the exons ATG TCTGGCTGGGACGATAAACCTCAAATCATCGGATTCAAACAACAACGACCGACTGTTGCCAAAGGGTCTGCTTTGAACT CCGCTCAGAGATCGGGATTAGTTGTTTCTTCGGAATCGAAGGGTGCTGGACAGAACCATGGAC CCGCCGACCACCAACGTATTGCCAAGCTCGACAGGGACGATGCCCCCAAACCACCTGAAAAGATCGGTGTGGA AGTCGGTAAGGCCGTAGCTACCGCACGAATGGCCATCAAGAACAAGGATGGGAAATCAATGACTCAGAAGGAGTTGGCTACTGCTGTTAATGCTCAGCCTTCAGCT ATCACAGACCTGGAAGCAGGCCGAGCGGTACCCGACCAACAACTGCTTTCCAAACTCGAACGAAAGTTGAATATCAAGTTGAGGGGTGCCAAGGCTACTATCGGTGGTCCCCTTCATccacccaagaagaagtaa